The bacterium genome segment GAGCCCGGTCCCACGGCGGCCGGTGCAGGCCGTACGGGTCGGAGGCCCGCTCGTAGACGCCCCAGAAGCAGCCGTATCCCGGCTCGCAGGCCATGTGGGTCCAGTAGAAGAAATCGCACCCGATCGAGGCGACGTCGCCGGGCCAGCAGTCGTCGAACGGGTCGAACGAGCCGCGGTAGTCGAGCGGCGGAACGCCGGTCGCCCACGAATCGGAGAAGATCCGGACCGTCGAGCCGCCGCCGCTCCGCGGCAACGCGACGGCGCTGATCCCCGCGGCGCGGTCGTGCCAGAGCAGCGCGTTCGGCAGCCCCGACATGCTGATCGTGCCCGCCGCCGGGCCGAGGACGGCGGCCAGCTTCTCCGGCGGCGTCGGCACGGCGAGGACGACCTCGGTCAGTTCGGCGTCCGGCGCGTCGGACGAAAGACGCGCCCAGAGCGGGGCCGCGGCGGTTCCCTTCGCCGGGGCGAAGCGGACTTCGTCCCGGTCCCGCTGGGCGACGGCGACGTCGGGCCGCAGGCGCGCGAGATCGGTCAGCGCCACCCCGAGGCCGACGCCGTCGAGGCGGAGCGGCGGGGCCTTGGCGAATGCGGATGGAGCGAGCGCCGCCGCGACGGCGGCGAAGACGGCGACGACGATTGTGCGTGTCATTTGAGCGCCCTCTTCCGGGCAGTCTCCCACGTCGCGAGTCTAGCGCAGTCGCCCGCCCTTGGTCGCCCCGGCCGGGACCATCCGTCGGCGTCTTCCGCCCGCTCGGCGACGGCCGTTCCGCGCGGGATCCGCCGGAACGATGGCGCGCGCCTCCCCCGGCGGTATATTTGGATGTGCGTATCCTGTTTCAATGCCGAGGCCCCGCGCGGCCTCCGAGGAAGACGCCGATGGACCCGATCGACCTCCTGATGGACGAGCACCGCCTGATCCTCTCCGCGCTCGACGCGCTCGACGGCTACGCCCGCCGCCTGCGGGGCAACCAACCGGTCGAGCGCGGCGATCTCGCGCGGTTCGTCTCCTTCATCCGCGATTTCGCCGACGCCCGCCACCACGGCAAGGAAGAGGACATCCTCTTCGCGACGATGGTCGAGCAGGGGTTCCCCCGCGAGGCGGGGCCGATCGCCGTGATGCTCGCCGAGCACGAAGAGAACCGCGCGCTGACCCGCGCGATGGCGGACGGGATCGAGCGCGACGGGGCGTGGAGCGAAGCGGAGCGGCGCCGCGTCGCCGAGGCGGCGTCGGCCTACGCCGACCTGCTGCGCGGCCACATTTCGAAGGAGGACAACGTTCTCTACCCGATGGCGCG includes the following:
- a CDS encoding hemerythrin domain-containing protein, whose product is MDPIDLLMDEHRLILSALDALDGYARRLRGNQPVERGDLARFVSFIRDFADARHHGKEEDILFATMVEQGFPREAGPIAVMLAEHEENRALTRAMADGIERDGAWSEAERRRVAEAASAYADLLRGHISKEDNVLYPMARANLGAAAYAKIGDACAAFERERAGAGGAVRAEVEALRARYART